One genomic segment of Ricinus communis isolate WT05 ecotype wild-type chromosome 5, ASM1957865v1, whole genome shotgun sequence includes these proteins:
- the LOC8284229 gene encoding cytochrome P450 77A3, producing the protein MDWIDFLIFCSTLIFLPIWWRYWSVTGGGPKNLPPGPPGWPLVGNLFQVILQRRPFIYIVRDLRAKYGPIFTMQMGQRTLVIVTSSGLIHEALVQRGPTFASRPPDSPIRLVFSVGKCAINSAEYGPLWRTLRRNFVSEVTSPMRIKQCRWIREWAFENHMKRIKREALENGSVEVMSNCRLTICSVLICICFGARISEERIKNIEAVSKDVMLMTTPKLPDFMPVLAPFFRRQMKVAKELRKKQMECLVPLIRNRRAFVEKGENPNSEMVSPVGAAYIDSLFELKPAERGPLGEQEFVTLCSEVVSAGTDTSATTIEWALLHLVLNQEIQENLYKEIVDFVGKDGLVKEEHVEKMPYLGAIVKETFRRHPPSHFLLSHAATKETQLGGYTIPAGVNVELYTAWVTEDPDVWKDPDEFRPERFLNGDGVDVDVTGTRGVKMVPFGAGRRICPAWSLGTLHVNLLLARMVHAFKWLPDPTSPPDPTETFAFTVVMKNPLKALMLPR; encoded by the coding sequence ATGGACTGGATAGACTTTCTCATCTTTTGTTCTACGCTTATCTTTCTCCCTATATGGTGGCGATACTGGTCGGTCACCGGCGGTGGACCAAAGAATCTCCCGCCAGGACCACCAGGTTGGCCACTGGTAGGCAACTTGTTCCAAGTAATCCTCCAACGCCGACCTTTTATCTATATTGTACGTGATTTACGTGCAAAGTATGGTCCGATCTTTACCATGCAAATGGGCCAACGTACTCTTGTTATTGTCACTAGTTCTGGCCTCATCCATGAAGCCCTAGTCCAAAGAGGTCCTACCTTCGCTAGCCGTCCACCTGACTCTCCGATTCGATTAGTGTTCAGTGTTGGAAAATGTGCCATCAACTCCGCCGAATACGGCCCTCTCTGGCGTACTCTTCGCCGGAATTTTGTCAGTGAGGTCACAAGTCCGATGAGAATCAAGCAGTGTCGCTGGATAAGAGAATGGGCATTTGAGAATCacatgaaaagaataaaaagggAAGCTCTTGAAAATGGCTCCGTGGAGGTAATGAGTAACTGTAGGCTTACCATATGTAGTGTTCTAATATGTATTTGTTTTGGAGCAAGAATCTCTGAAGAAAGGATCAAGAATATAGAAGCTGTATCAAAAGATGTTATGCTAATGACAACACCAAAGCTACCCGATTTCATGCCCGTTCTTGCTCCTTTCTTTCGCAGGCAAATGAAAGTTGCTAAAGAATTGAGAAAGAAGCAAATGGAATGCCTGGTTCCATTAATAAGAAATAGAAGAGCCTTTGTAGAGAAAGGTGAAAATCCCAACTCAGAAATGGTGAGTCCAGTTGGTGCAGCTTATATAGATTCTCTGTTTGAGCTAAAACCAGCAGAGAGAGGTCCATTAGGAGAGCAGGAATTTGTCACGTTGTGTTCAGAGGTGGTCAGTGCAGGCACTGACACTAGTGCAACAACCATTGAATGGGCTCTGCTGCATTTGGTGCTAAACCAAGAGATTCAAGAAAACTTGTACAAGGAAATTGTTGATTTTGTAGGTAAAGATGGGCTGGTTAAAGAAGAACATGTTGAGAAAATGCCTTATCTTGGAGCAATAGTCAAAGAAACTTTCCGACGACATCCGCCGAGCCATTTCTTGTTATCTCATGCTGCAACGAAGGAGACACAACTCGGTGGCTATACAATTCCTGCGGGTGTTAATGTGGAGCTTTATACGGCATGGGTAACTGAGGATCCGGATGTATGGAAGGATCCGGATGAGTTCCGACCCGAGAGATTCTTGAATGGCGATGGAGTTGATGTGGATGTGACTGGCACTCGTGGAGTGAAGATGGTGCCTTTTGGTGCCGGACGGCGTATTTGCCCGGCGTGGAGTCTTGGTACGCTACATGTCAATTTGTTACTTGCTAGGATGGTGCATGCTTTCAAGTGGTTACCGGATCCGACTTCTCCACCCGACCCGACTGAGACTTTTGCATTCACTGTTGTTATGAAGAATCCTTTAAAGGCTTTGATGTTGCCTAGGTGA
- the LOC8284228 gene encoding N6-mAMP deaminase, giving the protein MHGEELSTKPEMDWLLSMPKVELHAHLNGSIRNSTLLELARVLGDKGVVVFSDVEHVILKNDRSLVEVFKLFDLIHILTTDHDTVTRITKEVVEDFASENVVYLELRTTPKKNDSKGMSKCSYMEAVIKGLRAVTAVEVDFSPNSLDNRASMNSISVNDACCKSTRRKIYVRLLLSIDRRETTEAAMETVKLALEMRHLGVVGIDLSGNPVVGEWITFLPALKFAQEQGLYITLHCGEVPNRKEEIQMMLDFLPHRIGHACCFREEEWRKLKSSKIPVEICLTSNIMTQSVPSLDIHHFVDLYNANHPIVLCTDDSGVFSTSVSKEYSLASSAFSLGKMEMFQLARNGLEYIFADATVKQDLIKIFNSAANELDL; this is encoded by the exons ATGCACGGTGAAGAGCTTAGCACAAAACCAGAAATGGATTGGCTGTTGTCCATGCCAAAGGTTGAATTACATGCCCACCTCAATGGCTCTATCAGAAACTCTACTCTTCT GGAACTTGCTAGAGTTTTGGGTGACAAGGgcgtagttgttttctcagatgtAGAACATGTTATCCTGAAGA ATGACCGTTCTTTGGTTGAAGTGTTCAAGTTGTTTGACTTGATTCACATTCTTACCACCGATCATGATACTGTTACAAGGATCACAAAAGAA GTAGTAGAAGATTTTGCTTCTGAGAATGTTGTGTATTTGGAGTTAAGAACAACTCCAAAG AAAAATGATTCTAAAGGAATGAGCAAATGCTCTTACATGGAGGCAGTGATCAAAGGTCTAAGGGCTGTTACTGCAGTTGAGGTGGATTTTTCTCCTAATAGTTTGGATAATAGAGCTTCCATGAATTCAATTTCTGTGAATGATGCTTGTTGCAAAAGTACAAGGAGAAAGATATATGTTAGACTTCTTCTCAGCATTGACCGCCGTGAGACCACAGAAGCTGCAATGGAAACT GTTAAGCTTGCCCTGGAAATGAGACATTTAGGTGTAGTTGGCATTGACCTTTCTGGAAATCCTGTTGTGGGTGAATG GATTACATTTTTGCCAGCATTAAAATTTGCCCAGGAGCAAGGTCTCTATATAACACTTCACTGTGGAGAG GTTCCAAATCGCAAGGAGGAGATCCAAATGATGCTCGACTTTCTCCCCCATAGAATTGGTCATGCATGCTGCTTCAGAGAGGAAGAGTGGAGAAAGCTAAAATCCTCTAAAATCCCG GTTGAGATTTGTTTGACATCCAACATCATGACTCAATCAGTTCCTTCCCTAGATATTCATCATTTTG TTGATTTGTATAATGCAAACCATCCTATAGTCCTATGCACTGATGATTCTGGCGTTTTCTCCACTAGCGTTTCAAAAGAGTATAGTCTTGCTTCGTCTGCGTTCA GTCTCGGAAAGATGGAAATGTTTCAGCTAGCACGAAACGGGCTGGAGTACATTTTTGCTGATGCTACAGTGAAGCAAGACCTGATAAAGATTTTTAATTCAGCTGCTAATGAGCTAGATTTGTGA